One Anopheles marshallii chromosome 3, idAnoMarsDA_429_01, whole genome shotgun sequence genomic region harbors:
- the LOC128710957 gene encoding cytoplasmic dynein 1 light intermediate chain 2-like produces the protein MLMRHGHRRLWDSWSWPPLLRVLPPPNTELVDCSTAPSVAYCMHHSGPFRLKDNRHPPRNKYVLVLGDKASGKSSLIAKLKKEKPKKCSDLECYHIDVVNEIQHDFLTFWILHDDGSRHKRVLQCVLREEKFPHTLVMLTISMDKPLTWMEQLQHWMKILTEHIAGLQIAPEEMQHLQARLATVWQNYCRSTTDAPKPGASTKHLGLCNAPPLPKGVLTNNLGLDLVVVVTKTDYTTTLEQQFDFRREDFDFMQQCVRRFCLMYGASLIYTSAMEDKNCALLLNYLRHRIYGLPFRTSAVVEKDALLIPEGWDSMDKIGNQNTAVTKTCKCLSKKKKKKKLPGPKSVAAPSTAAEGTEVGDPQSGSSSLSTLTVQSSVGGSADMSSTNDQTSMRKEEGCEH, from the exons ATGCTGATGCGCCATGGCCATCGACGGTTGTGGGACAGTTGGAGTTGGCCGCCCCTGTTACGTGTGTTACCGCCACCCAACACCGAGCTGGTGGATTGCAGCACCGCGCCAAGTGTGGCGTATTGTATGCACCATTCAGGCCCATTCCGGCTCAAGGACAATCGACACCCCCCGCGG AACAAATATGTGTTGGTCTTGGGCGATAAGGCTAGCGGAAAGTCTTCCCTCATCGCCaagttgaaaaaagaaaaacccaagAAGTGTTCCGATCTCGAGTGTTACCATATCGACGTGGTGAACGAGATTCAACATGATTTTCTGACCTTTTGGATTCTGCATGATGATGGTTCGCGACACAAGCGAGTGCTCCAATGTGTCCTACGCGAAGAAAAGTTCCCACACACGCTCGTCATGCTAACTATTTCGATGGATAAACCCTTGACGTGGATGGAGCAGCTGCAACACTGGATGAAGATACTGACCGAACACATCGCAGGGCTGCAAATTGCGCCAGAGGAAATGCAACATTTGCAGGCACGCCTTGCGACAGTATGGCAGAATTACTGTCGATCGACGACCGACGCACCCAAACCCGGTGCTTCAACCAAGCACCTCGGCCTGTGCAATGCGCCTCCTCTGCCGAAAGGTGTTCTAACGAACAATCTAGGCCTGGATCTGGTCGTCGTCGTTACCAAGACGGACTACACGACCACGCTTGAGCAGCAGTTTGACTTTCGGCGTGAAGATTTTGACTTCATGCAACAGTGTGTGCGACGGTTTTGCTTAATGTACGGTGCCTCACTCATCTACACCAGTGCGATGGAGGACAAGAACTGCGCTCTACTGCTGAACTACCTTCGGCATCGGATCTACGGATTACCATTTCGTACATCAGCAGTCGTTGAGAAGGATGCGTTGCTAATACCGGAAGGTTGGGACAGCATGGATAAGATCGGAAACCAAAATACTGCAGTTACCAAGACTTGTAAGTGCTtatcgaagaaaaagaagaagaagaagcttcCCGGCCCTAAATCGGTTGCGGCACCATCCACCGCTGCTGAAGGGACTGAGGTCGGTGATCCGCAAAGTGGATCTTCCTCGCTCTCCACGCTAACAGTACAATCTAGTGTGGGAGGATCGGCCGATATGAGTTCGACGAACGATCAGACAAGCATGCGCAAAGAGGAAGGCTGTGAGCATTAG